AAACTTAAGAATACCTGCTAAGTGCTtagtacagggcctggcacagagtaaatgctcaaAAAGATTTTGAGGTCAGTATTTAATCATTAATAAGCCCTCAATCAAACTAGATTCCTTCTTAGACACCTCCAGTGATCACAAAGACTTCTCAAAGCAAGTTCTGCCCTCTAAGGTCCACTATAGCTTTCTTAAGTCATTAATGAGAAGGAAGGCCGGGAGATGAATTTGTAGCCGATAAACTAAAAATCCATCCGTTTTTCTTTCAAGCTTCTGTTCCACAAAACTTGCAAACTGTGTAGTGTCTGACAGCAGCAAAATTATAACATCCAAGTTTTGCCAGGTCATGGCAGCAACTGCTCCTGCTGGTgccagggcggggcggggcagggactCGCCACACCTGAGTCCGTCCTTGCAAGGGGCCTCACAGTGTCCAACGCCTGAAGCTACAGGCTCACATACATGTCTGAGAAAGAGGGCACAAGCTTGAGGAAACTTACATTTAGgaaatgggaagaataaaaaacagagaAGGACCAGAAGGAGAACTAGGACAGAGATTCAGGTCAAAAAAATAGAAGGAGGCATTTACGAAGCTCTATGTGCCATGGCTGACGTTCACGAAACCATTCGGAGGTCACTCAGTGGATACTTACTGCGTGCCCATAATGTGCCAGGGAGTCCTGGGTGTGGGGCTATAACAGTTAAAGACAGATTTTGAGAGAGACGGGCAGCCATAGATTTTTGTCTGATTTGCCTAACAGATAAAATTCCTTGCCCACATGAAGTTTACATTCTACTGAGCGTTGTAGGTGGAAGACCAAAGAAAACATTTAGCACGTTAGATGGTGGAAAACggcaaggaggaagagcagggaaggAGTGCGGGGAGAGCGGTGCCGGGGGTCGCGGAGGGGCTGCTACGGCTTCAAAATGCCGACCAGGGACGGCGCCACCGAGAAAGGGACCTTTGAGCAGAGACCCAAGGGATAACAGAAGAGCACTCCAGGCGAGGAATGCAAGTGCAAAGTCCCGAGCCTGCCTAAAGTTTCTGGAAAATGCGAAAGGAGCCAACGTGGCCGAAGCCGGGGGAGGGAGTGGAGAGCAGGAATAACGGGAGAAGAGGTCCAGGAGGTGACACTGGCACTAACAGCACCGGGGAGTCCTGGTCCCAAAGAAGCAGGAGAAGGCCAAGTTACTGTTAATGTTGTCCCTGGAAAGTGGGCGCCCTTGGCGTCAAGAGTCATCCTTGTTAACAAGCTCCAGGACGTTtacacacctgcgggcacagcaCACTGTATCATTCCCTGGCCAAGGAATTCAAACGTTCCAGAGTCTCGTCCCCACCCTCTGGAGGGGGAGCTCGGACTGAAGGGGACACTTGCAGGAACTTGCCTTCCTCTCCGACGGGCACCTCTAAGGGCTCATTAAACACTTGAACAAAGCAGAATCTCCCGGTGGTGGACGAGCGGTGCCCTGATACGAGCGACAGTTCAGGGTGCTCCAGGAGGCTACCCTCGGGGGCATCAGTCGGGACAGAGGCGTGCGGGTGGTGAACTCGGGCAAAATGGCGAGAAACTAAATAAGCCCCAGCTGTATATAAAGTCTTGTTACTGAATATCATTAGACGTTCAGGCAGGAAGAATGAACTGAAAAAACAGAATGAGGTGGGTGATTTGGGAGTGGGTATTTTTGCTAAGTCAATGTAGAGAAAGGAGTTTTGTGGGGAATCTCGTATGTTGGGATAAGATGAAAATGTAATATGTGAAGTCATGATTAGAGCAGTGACAAATCATAAGTTATAAATAAGTATATGATCAACATTTGTATACAGCAGCCACATAATGATTAAGCTGATAAATATTTCAGCATAAAAGAAAGAAGTGTTTGGGAGCTGGAGATTGGAGCTACAGACCTTctctaaaacagaaacaaaggtcGACGGGCAGCAGTTTGCAAAGTCCATTTTGACTCTGCAACTCAAGAGAGCACGTGGTAGGGCCTTCAGCCATCTGAAGTAAACAAGCCGGTGTCGGTGGCAAGAGCCGGCCTCCCTGCTCCATCAGCCCTTCTCAAGTGTTCCTTACAGTCAAGGGACAGGCCAGGGGTGAAACCTATGCTGGGAAAAGCTCTCTGGTCACCCGTTCTCTGCCTGCCAGGTGTCCTATACTCGGGGCGTGGGCAGCTGCAGGGATTTTCAGTGCAACAATCTGCCAGAGCTCCAATGCTCCCTCAGACACGACCTCATGAAAGTTTCACTCTTTTAACATGAAGGTGGCAAGAACATAATTTAGAAGATCAGGATACTATGTCTGTGCCTCTTTCAGCCATCATCCCATCAATGTGAAAACTTCAGAGGTGCTTAaactaaaaaacagaagcaaacaaaaaaaactgcctCAAATGCACGGTCTGGGAGTGTTCTCCTCCTGCTTCTATAACTGGGACTCTGCTGCCCTGGGCTCTCCGGTGACACTCCACACACTCACTCAGAGTCCAGATCTGTGTCTTGGTCCAGGGGCCCCACTGCCCCAAAAGGGTTATGCTTTACGATGACCTTTGTGACGGCAAAAGGCTAGCAGCGTTTATTTATAGAGAGCTCATATACACTgacaaacagaaaccaaaactgaaaatgataaaagaaaagaaaaaaaaaaaaaaaaggacatgacaGCACtcccaagagaaaaaaacagagccGGTCAACAAACACTTAAAAAACGTTAAACTTTGctcattaaaaagaaacagtatAGCAATGCTGTGTCATTTTTCATTatcaaagatgaaaagacaagaaaattcaATATGGGAGGATGAGATGAGATAAGTACTCTCTTAAACTGCTGGTGGAAGGATAAACTGATTCACAAACATAGTCACCGtggcattatttttaatattataaaacaacATCGTAAGACAGAATATATAAACCATACACAACAGAACAGCTAATGCAGCCgttaaaaatattgtttaggaAACACTTCTAATGACAAAGGGAAATATTAATGCTATAATGATGTTTACAAAGCGGGATACAAGCACATATATTTATGTGGTCCCAACTATGTAAAACAACATTATAGAAGGAAACGTGTCGTTGAGTGCTTACTTCTACAACCTTGAAGTTATAGACGATTTTTAGTCTTGTCTCCATACTTCCGTgcatttttctagttttctacaACCAACATGCATTACTTTATTATAAACAGGAAAAACTTCACCTAAAAATAGCAACAGTGACTCAGCAGTGTCCCCTTCTGCCCTCTGAAGGAAGCACAGGCTTATCATctaaagggaatttaaaagctcatTGTGGTGAGAACATGAATACTAGGATCGTTAAAagccaaaacagaacagaacagggTAAGCTCTTAGGAAGGCAGAGAAGAGTACCCTAGGGTTTTCCAACCAAATAACCATATCGTTTCACTGGGAAGTGTTTAGAAAAAAGAAGCTAGGACTAGCCCCCAAGCTCTCTGTCCACATCCCAACAGGAAGCACGGAGGAGCCATCCCAGCACTGAGTATATATGAGACGTAAAACACGGCCCCTCACCTCAAGAAACTTTGCCATCTTGTTAGATAAGTACATGCAGTACCTAAAGGGCGCTACatgtcattttcattcattcaaaaaaaaaaaaaaaaaagagttcctacTGTGTATCAGGCACCATTCTGGGATAAAACAGCTAGTGGGAGCATAATCTTGGCCTTCAGCTATATCAGACTGTGCGCTGAAGTAGTCTGAGAAAGCTGGTGAAACATCAGTAGGACTCAGAGAGGCAGAGAACAGGGTAGGACTTGAGGAGGTGGAGTGGCTGAGCGGGTGGGCAGTCAGGAACGGGGACAGTGGGCAGGTGCTGGACTCAGCAAAGCAAGGGGGGAGACCAAAGGGAACAGGGCCTCACTAGAGAACCCAAGTTCAAGTTCTAAGTCGTACCAGATCGTGGTGAGCCTCACGTACCAGGCACAGGAGTTGGGACTGAATTCTATGTGCATAAAGGGGTGAGAGGAAGTAAATCAGGGACTACCACCTTCTCCACACGCCTGCTCATGGGCTTCCTAGCTCCAATTTATTTTGTTTCACTCTCTGTTGAAAACCtcgagagagaagaggaagtcagAAACAAAGGCCCTGGGTGCCTGGGGAGCTGCTGCGTGAGGTGGCTCATGCAGTCTCCTCTGAGAAGCCCCAGGAATCTTTTTGCATTAAGCTTAATaataatgtttgtttgtttttttagcccAAGTGTAACAGGCTTGAAATAGGAGAAGTAAGAGGGAGATTTACACAAAGGCACCCCAACTCCCAACCTGGGCCATGGAGGCAAGTCAAATCTTATTTCCCACTGCACAATGGTGTAAATCGGATTCCAGTCCTGGAAATCCATCCTACACCCCGAAATACCTAAATCCATTAAAAATGGAGATACAGGCTTTTACAAACATTTGTTAATATGTAAAACCGTGCAAACTATGTTCCTGTTGGGAATTTTTCCCATCCCGTGGGCTGGACTGGTTAAAACTTCTTACCGTACCAATCTAATACCGTGGACTAAACACACCCTTTTTACACCTGATAAATCTTTCTGTCTCTGCCAAAGGAGTCACTGATAAAGCTTTATTCTCATTAGCCACCTACTGCAGACTGAACATCTGTGTCTCCCCagaattcgtatgttgaaacctaacccccaacgAGACAGTATTTGttaagtggggcctttgggaggtgattagaatGGGATCGGTGCCCTTaaaaaagaggccccagagagttCCTggtcccttccaccatgtgaggacacagcaaaaagctGAGCCCTTACCACACCCCGAATGAGCCggtgccttgattttggacttgccgGCCGCCAGAACTGAGAGGAAGAAACCTCTGTTGTTGATAAGGCACCCAGCCCACGGTAACTTGCTGTGGCAGCCTGCACAGACTGACGCCGCCCTCCCCCTCAGTCTGTTCCACATCCTGCCACCTCTCACCACGCTTTGTTTTTCCACGCGCAGGACAAGTGTGGGAGTGGTCAGGCAGACCCTCCAGCCAGCTCTGGGAAAGGTGAGGGGCTGCGCCTCTCAAGGGGTCCCTCCAGAAGCTGATCTCCAGGGCTGCCTCTGGGCCTCTCTTCAAGGCCGCCACTGGCCACCACTCCCTGCACTGCCCACACCACCGGCAGCCCTGGCCGGGTGCACTGCAGGACACCACTCTGTGCTCTGGCCCTGTGCTCCTAGGCACTTCAGGATGGAAATGGCTGTTTTGTTCCATATTGGcaaatttacaaatataaagGCACAGTATGCAGACTACTGTTTGAGAGGCCAATTTGGAGAAGTCCTTCTGATTAAAAACTTAGTGAAAAGATTTTTCCAAAAAGATGAGGAAGGTACATCCTATATATATCGATACTATATACTATGGAGGAACTAGAGAAGGCAAGTTTCCTGTAGATCAATTTGGCAAAATGCAGTAAAATCACTAAAAAATATTGCTACCCTTGACCCAGTGATTGCAGTTTTAGATATTAATCCTAAGGAAAAATCAGATTCAGCAAAGTCTCAGGCCAAAGAACATTCAGTTACGATCTTTCCCGCCCTCAAAGCTGCCGGGAGGGCCCTTCCTCCCGATCTCAGCCCAGAGAGGCCGCTGAGGACTGAGCCTGTGGACCCTGCCTGGAGGTTACCCCAGATCTCTTGGTTCTGGTTTGGCTGTCTTGAAGGGAGTTTGCCACAGGTTTTTATGTAATTCCAGAAGGGAGAGCATGAGCTTGAGAAGAAactgggagggagacagggagaactGGACACTCACGGCGTGACTTCCTACAGGTACCCAGGAAGGCGCCCTGTGAAGCGCAGGAGATGCCCGTCCTAAGGTCAAGGCGGAGGAACCGGCTGCTGTTCCTGGGAATCATGACGCTCACAGTCACAGCGATCTTCCTGCTGTTCTTTGCTCTCCTCTGGAAGGCCGGCAACCTCATCGACTTGCCCAACCTCAGAATTGGCTTCTACAACTTCTGTCTCTGGAACGAGGGCACTGGGGCCCTACAGTGTCACCAGTTCCCTGAGCTGGAGGCCCTGGGGGTGCCTCGAGTTGGCCTGGCCCTGGCCAGGCTTGGCGTGTACGGGGCCCTGGTCCTCACCCTCTTCgtccccctgcctctcctcctggCCTGGTGCAACAGTAACGAGGGAGAGTGTCAGCTGGCCGTGGGCTTCCTGGCCATGTCCTCCATGCTGCTGGCCAGCGGCCTGGGCCTCTTCCTCACCTACACATGGAAGTGGCTCCGGCTCTCCCTCCTGGGGCCTGGGTTTCTAGCTCTGGGTGTTGCCCAGGGCTTACTCATCCTCTTGCTTATGGCCACAGTCGTGTTCCCTCAGAGGGCAAAGGACAAGAACTTGAGAGCTGCTAGCTCTGTCTAAAGGCTTACGTGACTGCAAGGGTTCTGTTTGAACTATGCTCAGAGAAGGTGCCAGAGAATTCACGGGCTGCTGTGTCTTCTCAGCCATCCTGTTTCATAGCTAATGCTGATCTCAAGCTCTAGCAGACAGGACCCACCGCGGAGGGGGTAGGGCACCCGACGTCAAGGACAAGAGGCAGCAAGGGCGGCCAGGGCTCCCTCGGCTTCTTAGTGTAGGGTTGTGTGTCCTTTGGCACTTGTAAGGTTCCTAAGGACACCCTAAAACCACACAGCTCATTGTCACAAGAATTCCTGCTTTAATTAACTGATCTGAGCAAGCCATTCTTACTTTATCCTCAGAACAATGGGGAGATAAGGCTTCCTGTCATGGGGCCAGATTTCCAGGACAAGTTGCCAAATGCCAGACTGGAACCCACTGAGGGTCTATGAAGAAACACCTCAGGGTCCCTGGGGGCCCTGCCTGGCCAGCTCCCCATCTCCATCCAAGGCGGGTAGAATGCGATGAGCCCCTCACCTCTGACAATGCTCCCAAAGGCCCAGGAATAATCTGAGGGATTCACCGAAGACAGAACACATGGGCACGAAGAGCAGCCCTGGTG
This genomic window from Eubalaena glacialis isolate mEubGla1 chromosome 8, mEubGla1.1.hap2.+ XY, whole genome shotgun sequence contains:
- the TMEM140 gene encoding transmembrane protein 140, which codes for MPVLRSRRRNRLLFLGIMTLTVTAIFLLFFALLWKAGNLIDLPNLRIGFYNFCLWNEGTGALQCHQFPELEALGVPRVGLALARLGVYGALVLTLFVPLPLLLAWCNSNEGECQLAVGFLAMSSMLLASGLGLFLTYTWKWLRLSLLGPGFLALGVAQGLLILLLMATVVFPQRAKDKNLRAASSV